A genomic region of Palaemon carinicauda isolate YSFRI2023 chromosome 11, ASM3689809v2, whole genome shotgun sequence contains the following coding sequences:
- the LOC137649366 gene encoding uncharacterized protein yields the protein MCSFCAKKHKSENCYGVLELSGKERGEKIRSLGLCFKCLKSGHMSRDCKARTRCTKCNGAHSTLMCGIRLEMNLKKGESEAKEGAIGSDKPGDVALLTGQGGNCAILQTTKVQVSGSDGTVVTAQVMFDNGADRSYISSKFVKKCKPQWITSAPMPYSSFGGHSSGKNEHRNVYELKLWDSDKKVVRIIAAEIPRICQPLVRPIVPDSVLNSFSHVVLADDYHHDSPIEIDILIGLDFYWTLISPVDAFQINHVVAMKSLFGYVLSGRLYKTNDSCTYSVPQLLCISSVSDSDLCKFWDLETVGVKPRELVESYSETKVFKEFESTVKFVNGRYEVALPWKDDSAKEKLLNNVIIAHKRLGRLMVKLEHNKELKKEYQKVFDSYESDHIIEEVPRQEISGVNPVYYMPHRPVVKLSSSSTKIRPVFDASASCYNGVSLNDCLSSDPSLNPDLVEVLIRFRRWPIAVTADIRKAFLQISVQEKDRDVHRFLWPRDDGTIRHMRFTRVPFGNTASPFLLNATIKHHLDKYPPTSIVQDLKANMYTDNWLSGADSAVEAADKFCEARSILADASMDLTKLVSNSLLITSQLCDKVPFINSDEPNTVLGLKWCNSLDSFSFDGINSDSFVEVVSTKRSILSVIAKIFDPLGLISPYVMYGKILFQELWKLGLTWDQEMPSELKLKFQRWLLSSEQFKNYQIDRCYFSPKAWGKLSHMELHGFGDASEKGYGACVYLRVPVENGSYQVSLVSSKSRVAPIKTITLPRLELMGCLLCSRLVNFVKNTLNLDNCVGVRCWTDSTIALSWIQRDASKKDLFVANWVKEIRELTPPSCWQHCVSKDNPADLITRGLLADKLVDSIMWLYGPSMLKESQYQEREGNPVKYKDEIGIESTAVCLNVQGMPDNPLIDLDRYSKLSKVLRVTAYVLRFIINCRNSNNKVAGPLITEEIDFAKLKLIYCIQREVFSAEIKVLLGKKAIPQWSKLRNLDPFLDDKGLITIRGRLEFSNLDYDTKHPIIIPKGQFAKLLIRFQHRFLKHAGVDTVISSLRNNFWIIGMRRLAKTVIKECLSCRWHDSKPCSQPVAPLPKERVRASPPFDVTGLDYAGPLFCADCPSKKFYVLLFTCGVVRAVHLEPTESLSLPDCLLAIRRFVARRSLPSVIYSDNAKTFVAARYEVQRLYGHLAPKWNFIAPRAPWWGGGWWERLIRSVKLALRKTLNLNYVSKSELETILVEIESCINSRPLTYVSDELDSIHYLTPSHFILGRAPHCKSLINFEPCKVTSRDLNEREVLRNQNLEHFWKIWSNNYITNLPQVVKGFNKKCDLSMGDLVLIKEDNLPRLKWPLGVIVDVFKGRDGLVRSVRLKTKKGEMTRPIQRLYNLEVGRSEDLITTDASCDDFDRDVCDNPQMPIHTVSDEDVFPKSKSGRVIKPPTKLDL from the coding sequence ATGTGCAGTTTCTGTGCCAAGAAGCACAAATCGGAAAACTGTTATGGTGTGCTAGAATTGAGTGGAAAGGAGCGAGGTGAAAAAATAAGAAGTTTAGGCCTATGTTTCAAGTGTTTGAAGAGTGGACACATGTCAAGAGACTGTAAAGCTCGTACAAGGTGTACAAAGTGTAACGGTGCCCATTCTACCTTAATGTGTGGCATTAGGCTGGAAATGAACCTTAAGAAGGGGGAAAGTGAAGCAAAGGAAGGTGCTATTGGCAGTGACAAGCCTGGCGATGTGGCACTTCTAACAGGGCAAGGTGGTAACTGTGCCATTTTACAAACTACCAAAGTTCAGGTGAGTGGTAGTGATGGTACTGTTGTCACTGCTCAGGTAATGTTTGATAATGGTGCAGACAGGTCTTATATTAGTAGCAAATTTGTGAAGAAGTGTAAACCACAATGGATCACTAGTGCACCTATGCCATACTCTAGTTTTGGTGGTCATAGTAGTGGAAAAAATGAACACAGAAATGTTTATGAGTTAAAGTTGTGGGACTCTGACAAGAAGGTGGTACGTATTATTGCTGCGGAGATTCCCAGAATATGTCAACCCTTGGTTAGGCCTATTGTACCAGATTCAGTGCTTAACTCTTTCTCTCATGttgtattagctgatgattaccaccaTGATTCTCCCATTGAGATTGATATACTGATTGGTCTAGATTTCTACTGGACACTGATTTCTCCTGTAGATGCCTTCCAAATTAACCATGTCGTAGCCATGAAGTCTCTCTTTGGTTATGTCTTGAGTGGCAGGCTGTATAAAACCAATGACTCTTGTACCTACTCTGTACCACAATTATTGTGTATCTCCTCTGTTTCAGATTCAGATTTGTGTAAGTTTTGGGATTTGGAAACTGTAGGGGTTAAGCCTAGGGAACTTGTTGAAAGTTATAGTGAAACCAAAGTTTTCAAAGAATTTGAGAGTACTGTGAAGTTTGTGAATGGTCGCTATGAGGTTGCACTGCCGTGGAAGGATGATTCTGCTAAGGAAAAGCTTTTAAATAATGTTATCATTGCCCATAAAAGGTTAGGTAGGCTAATGGTTAAGTTAGAACACAATAAGGAGCTTAAGAAAGAGTATCAAAAAGTGTTTGATAGTTATGAGTCTGATCACATAATAGAAGAGGTACCAAGGCAGGAAATTTCAGGTGTGAATCCTGTGTACTATATGCCTCATCGTCCAGTAGTTAAGTTAAGTAGTTCAAGTACTAAGATAAGACCTGTGTTTGATGCCTCTGCCTCTTGTTACAATGGTGTATCATTGAATGACTGTTTGTCCTCAGACCCATCACTCAACCCTGACTTGGTTGAGGTGCTCATTCGTTTTCGTCGTTGGCCCATTGCTGTTACAGCTGATATAAGAAAAGCCTTTTTGCAAATTAGTGTacaagagaaagacagagatgttcatAGATTTTTGTGGCCAAGAGACGATGGTACAATACGGCACATGAGATTCACACGTGTACCCTTTGGAAACACAGCGAGCCCATTTCTGTTAAATGCCACAATTAAACATCATTTGGATAAGTATCCCCCAACTAGTATAGTGCAAGATTTGAAGGCTAACATGTATACAGACAATTGGTTGAGTGGTGCGGATTCTGCTGTAGAAGCAGCTGATAAATTTTGTGAAGCCCGTAGCATTTTAGCTGATGCTAGTATGGACCTTACAAAACTTGTATCAAATAGTTTGCTAATTACTTCTCAGTTATGTGACAAGGTACCCTTTATAAATTCTGATGAACCCAATACTGTATTAGGCCTGAAGTGGTGTAACTCACTGGACAGTTTCTCCTTTGATGGCATAAACTCAGATTCCTTTGTAGAAGTAGTCTCTACTAAGCGAAGTATCCTTAGTGTGATAGCTAAGATTTTTGACCCTTTAGGGTTAATTAGTCCATATGTTATGTATGGCAAGATACTTTTTCAGGAACTCTGGAAACTGGGTTTGACTTGGGATCAAGAAATGCCATCAGAGTTGAAGCTAAAGTTTCAAAGATGGCTCCTTAGTAGTGAGCAATTTAAGAATTATCAGATAGATAGATGTTATTTTTCACCAAAGGCCTGGGGGAAGCTTAGTCATATGGAGCTACATGGGTTTGGTGATGCCTCTGAAAAGGGCTATGGGGCTTGTGTGTACCTGCGAGTGCCTGTGGAGAACGGCTCATACCAGGTGTCATTAGTGTCCTCTAAGTCAAGAGTTGCTCCCATAAAGACAATTACATTGCCGAGGTTAGAACTCATGGGATGTCTTTTGTGTTCACGATTAGTCAACTTTGTGAAGAATACCCTTAACCTAGATAACTGTGTTGGAGTTAGGTGTTGGACAGATTCTACCATTGCTCTGTCATGGATTCAAAGAGATGCTAGTAAGAAGGACCTATTTGTAGCTAATTGGGTAAAGGAAATCAGAGAGTTAACACCTCCAAGTTGCTGGCAACATTGTGTAAGTAAGGACAATCCAGCTGACCTGATAACACGAGGTCTGTTGGCTGACAAGCTTGTGGATAGTATTATGTGGCTCTATGGGCCTAGTATGTTAAAAGAATCCCAATACCAGGAAAGGGAAGGTAACCCAGTTAAGTATAAAGATGAAATAGGCATAGAAAGTACTGCTGTCTGTCTTAATGTACAAGGCATGCCAGACAACCCTTTGATAGATTTAGATCGATACAGTAAATTAAGCAAGGTGTTAAGAGTTACAGCTTATGTCTTAAGATTTATCATAAATTgtagaaatagtaataacaaagTGGCAGGCCCTCTCATTACTGAAGAGATTGATTTTGCTAAGTTGAAGTTGATTTACTGCATCCAAAGAGAAGTGTTTTCTGCAGAAATAAAGGTACTTTTGGGTAAAAAGGCTATCCCTCAATGGTCTAAATTAAGAAATCTTGACCCCTTTCTAGATGATAAAGGCTTAATAACAATTAGGGGACGTCTTGAGTTTTCTAACTTGGACTATGACACTAAACATCCTATTATAATTCCAAAGGGTCAATTTGCTAAACTGTTGATCAGATTTCAGCACAGGTTTTTAAAGCATGCAGGTGTGGATACCGTAATTTCATCCCTACGAAATAACTTTTGGATTATAGGAATGAGGAGATTAGCTAAGACAGTAATAAAGGAATGTTTAAGTTGCCGTTGGCATGATTCAAAACCTTGTAGTCAGCCTGTGGCTCCATTACCTAAAGAAAGAGTAAGGGCTTCTCCACCCTTTGATGTAACAGGCTTAGATTATGCAGGCCCCCTCTTTTGTGCTGATTGTCCTAGTAAGAAATTTTATGTATTGTTGTTCACTTGTGGTGTTGTAAGAGCCGTACACCTAGAGCCTACAGAATCTTTATCCTTGCCTGACTGCTTATTGGCTATAAGAAGATTTGTTGCCAGGAGAAGTTTACCTAGTGTTATATATTCAGATAATGCAAAGACTTTTGTAGCTGCTAGGTATGAAGTACAAAGGCTGTATGGCCACTTGGCTCCCAAATGGAACTTTATTGCCCCTCGTGCTCCCTGGTGGGGGGGGGGCTGGTGGGAGAGACTCATTAGGTCAGTTAAGCTTGCCTTGAGAAAGACACTGAATCTGAACTATGTAAGTAAGAGTGAATTAGAAACTATACTAGTAGAAATAGAGTCCTGTATTAATTCCAGACCATTGACCTATGTAAGTGATGAACTTgactccattcattatctcactCCATCACATTTTATCCTAGGAAGAGCCCCACACtgtaaatccttaataaattttGAGCCATGTAAGGTGACTTCCAGGGACTTGAATGAAAGAGAAGTTTTAAGAAACCAGAACCTAGAACATTTTTGGAAAATTTGGAGTAACAATTATATAACCAATTTGCCTCAAGTTGTTAAAGGATTCAATAAAAAATGTGATTTGTCTATGGGTGACCTTGTGTTGATAAAGGAGGATAACCTCCCTAGATTGAAGTGGCCTCTTGGGGTTATTGTAGATGTTTTTAAAGGTAGAGATGGACTTGTAAGAAGTGTAAGGCTCAAAACTAAAAAGGGAGAAATGACTAGACCCATTCAAAGATTGTATAATCTTGAAGTAGGTAGATCTGAAGATTTGATTACTACTGATGCATCCTGTGATGATTTTGATAGAGATGTATGTGATAATCCTCAAATGCCTATCCATACTGTTAGTGATGAGGATGTATTTCCAAAGTCTAAGTCTGGTAGAGTAATTAAGCCTCCTACTAAGTTAGATTTATAA
- the LOC137649719 gene encoding uncharacterized protein: MEKLKKTRTTCRGWVTRASKALSDLLESSTTTISQFEYAIKEYNQRLVKLDEVQEAIEIEVAEEELEQLLDEAHEFRTVSVQPRIQAEDQIRKLAASGSIAGSISGQSSSRESDITNVKLPKLELPKFSGEVTQWQSFWDQYNSHIDATDLPVISKFTYLLSLLEGDARNVVKGLAHTSANYQVACKLLKERYHKPERIIFAHVQALLNGEVNINVS; the protein is encoded by the coding sequence ATGGAGAAGTTAAAGAAGACTAGGACTACATGTAGAGGGTGGGTGACAAGAGCTTCCAAGGCACTGAGTGACCTTCTGGAGTCTTCCACCACAACTATTAGTCAATTTGAGTATGCTATCAAGGAATACAACCAGAGACTAGTTAAGTTGGATGAAGTCCAAGAAGCAATAGAAATTGAGGTAGCTGAAGAAGAACTAGAACAACTTTTGGATGAAGCCCATGAGTTTAGAACAGTAAGTGTGCAGCCTAGGATAcaagctgaagaccagataaggaAGTTAGCAGCATCTGGTTCTATAGCTGGCAGTATAAGTGGACAGTCTTCATCTCGAGAGTCAGATATCACCAATGTCAAGTTACCCAAGCTGGAGCTACCGAAGTTTAGTGGTGAAGTGACCCAATGGCAGTCCTTCTGGGATCAATATAATTCCCACATCGATGCAACAGACCTTCCAGTGATTAGTAAGTTCACTTATTTGCTGTCTTTGCTGGAGGGAGATGCCAGGAATGTAGTGAAGGGACTAGCTCATACCAGTGCTAATTACCAGGTTGCCTGCAAACTACTGAAGGAACGCTACCACAAGCCAGAAAGGATTATTTTTGCTCATGTCCAGGCATTGTTAAATGGTGAGGTCAACATTAATGTCAGCTGA